In Elaeis guineensis isolate ETL-2024a chromosome 1, EG11, whole genome shotgun sequence, a genomic segment contains:
- the LOC105035473 gene encoding uncharacterized protein, producing the protein MASATARATFSFHHLHATKPTKSHLPHPFPTSKTPTLSLSHRPLVILHRFAISSVDVSKEDKPLARPEEDPSPDPPPAPEEQQPKLDPRRFEERFAVLNTGIYECRSCGFRYDEAVGDPSYPIPPGLQFAKLPDDWRCPTCGAAKSFFESKSVEIAGFAQNQQFGLGGNTLTAGQKAFLIYGSLLLAFVLFLSGYFLQ; encoded by the coding sequence aTGGCTTCAGCCACAGCTAGAGCCACCTTCTCCTTCCACCACCTCCACGCCACCAAGCCCACTAAATCCCACCTCCCCCATCCCTTCCCAACCTCCAAAACTCCCACCCTTTCCCTTTCCCACAGGCCACTAGTAATTCTCCATCGCTTCGCCATCTCCTCCGTCGACGTCTCCAAAGAAGACAAGCCCCTCGCCCGACCCGAAGAAGACCCCTCCCCTGACCCACCCCCGGCCCCCGAGGAACAGCAGCCAAAGCTCGACCCCCGTCGCTTCGAGGAGCGGTTCGCGGTGCTCAACACCGGAATTTACGAGTGCCGGTCGTGCGGTTTCCGCTACGACGAAGCGGTCGGGGACCCGTCCTACCCAATTCCGCCCGGGCTGCAGTTCGCGAAGCTCCCCGACGACTGGCGGTGCCCGACGTGCGGCGCCGCCAAGTCCTTCTTCGAGAGCAAGAGTGTAGAGATTGCTGGGTTTGCGCAGAACCAGCAGTTTGGTTTGGGGGGCAACACACTTACAGCAGGGCAGAAAGCATTCCTCATCTATGGCAGCCTTTTGCTTGCTTTCGTGCTCTTCCTCTCTGGCTACTTCTTGCAATAA